In Penaeus vannamei isolate JL-2024 chromosome 14, ASM4276789v1, whole genome shotgun sequence, one DNA window encodes the following:
- the LOC138864045 gene encoding LOW QUALITY PROTEIN: uncharacterized PE-PGRS family protein PE_PGRS20-like (The sequence of the model RefSeq protein was modified relative to this genomic sequence to represent the inferred CDS: inserted 2 bases in 1 codon; substituted 1 base at 1 genomic stop codon), with protein MGVVFLVCLRNCICICMCMDTTVGRRGRASGDGGAGGGGGGGGGGGGGGGGGGGGGGGGGGGGGGGGGGXGGGGGGGGGGGGGGGGGGGGGGGEGGGGGGALATHAHFRPRGQGGWVELGVRGGGGGGRGGGGGGGEIGGGGGGGGGGGGGGGGGGGGGGGGGGIDGGGGGEXGGGDGGGGREGGGEGGVGGGRGGRGGGGGGGGGGGGGGGGGGGGGGGGGGGGGGGGGGGGGGDGGREEGGRGGGGGVGMGGGGEGGGGGRGRMT; from the exons ATGGGG GTGGTTTTCCTCGTGTGCCTACgtaattgtatatgcatatgcatgtgcatggacactacgg tcgggaggagagggagagcgagtggggacggcggggcaggaggaggaggaggaggaggaggaggaggaggaggaggaggaggtggaggaggaggtggaggaggaggaggtggaggtggaggtggaggtggaggtggagg tggaggaggaggaggaggtggtggtggaggaggaggaggtggaggtggaggtggaggtggaggtggaggagaaggaggaggaggaggagga GCCCTCGCCACCCACGCCCATTTCCGCCCGCGTGGACAAGGAGGTTGGGTCGAAttaggagtgagaggaggaggtggaggaggtagaggaggaggaggaggaggaggtgaaattggtggtggtggtggtggtggtgggggtgggggggggggtggtggtggtggtggtggtggtggtggtggtggtgggggtatagatggaggtggaggaggagaatgaggagggggggatggaggaggaggaagagagggaggaggggaaggaggagttggtggaggtagagggggtagaggaggtggtggaggagggggaggagga ggtggtggtggtggtggtggtggtggtggtggtggtggtggtggaggtggtggtggtggtggtggtggtggaggaggaggaggtggagatggtggaagagaggaaggaggtagaggaggaggaggaggagttggtatgggaggtggaggggaaggaggagggggagggagagggagaatg ACATAG